The DNA segment AGGAGCTACTCGCTTGCCCACATCGCAGATACCGTTCTCGGCGTCGAGCTCGAATCGGTGGATGCCGCGAAACAGGGCACCCTGGATTTCGGCGGGGGCCCCGACATCGAAGGCGCAGGACGGCGGGCCATCGCCGTCGCGCGGGTCGCGGAGGTACTTGGCCCGCAACTCGAGGCCCGTGGAGAGCGAGAACTCCTCGAAAACTTCGAGCTTCCGCTCGTGGGAGTGCTCGCTCGGATGGAAGCAGCCGGCATCGGGGTCGACCGGGCCTACCTCGAGCGGCTCGGGGCCGACCTGAGGGAGGATCTCGCGGGTCTCGAGAGCGACATCTATGACGCCGCGGGCACCGTGTTCAACATCAACTCGACCGGGCAGCTTCGTGAAGTGCTGTTCGACAACTTGGGCCTCCCGGTATTGAAGAAGACACCGAAGGGTGCGCCGTCGACCGACCAGTCGGTACTCAAGAAGCTGGCGACAGCACATCCGGTCGTCGCGTTGCTGCTCCGCTACCGCGAGCTGGAGAAGCTGCGGTCCACCTATGTGGACGGGTATCTGCCGTTGATCGGAGAGGATGGGCGCATTCACACGCGGTTCAACCAGATGGGCGCAGCGACCGGCCGCCTCTCGTCGGATCGGCCCAACCTCCAGAACATCCCGGTGCGTTCGGAGACCGGCCGCATGATCCGGCGCGCATTCGTTCCCAAGGAGGGCTGGAAGTTCATCGTTGCCGACTATTCGCAGATCGAGCTTCGCGTCCTGGCCCATCTGAGCGGAGACCCCGGCCTCGTCGAGGCGTTCGAAGGTGAGAGTGCCGACATTCACGCTGCGACGGCAGCCCGTGTGTTCGGCGTTGATCCTTCCAGTGTCACGGCCGAGATGCGCCGGCGTGCCAAGGCCATCAACTTCGGCCTGCTGTACGGCATGGAGGCGTACGGGCTTGCCGAACGTCTCGAGATCTCCCGTGAAGAGGCCGCAGAGCACATCGAGACCTACTTCACCCAGTTTCCACAGGTGAAGGCGTACCTTGCTTCGGTCGTATCGGAAGCGAGGACCCGCGGCTACACGGAGACGATGTTCGGGCGTCGCCGGTACCTTCCCGAGCTTTCGAGTGACAACTATCGCATCCGGCAGATGGGGGAGAGGATGGCGCTGAATGCTCCGGTGCAGGGTTCGGCGGCCGACATCATCAAGAAGGCGATGATCGATCTCGACGCAGTACTCGCATCGATGCGGACTCGCCTCTTGCTGCAGATCCACGACGAGCTCGTCGTCGAAGCTCCACCAGACGAGTGGGAGCACGCTTCGAGCATCCTTCGGCGCACCATGGAGGACGTCGTACAGCTGCGGATCCCGTTGAAAGTCGAACTCGCATCCGGGTTCAACCTGGCGGAATGCAAGGTGTGACCTGCCAGGACCTGATACGGAACCGAATTCCGTGCTAACCTGATCGCGCCTTCGGGAGTCCCCGGGGAGCATTTCCATGAGGAGTACACAGCACACATGACCAACGAGCACGAGTCCGCGTTCGCGCAGGACCCGACCATCACCGAGACCTCCGCCACGGCAGTGGCGGAGGAGACCGTATCCGAACCGATCGAAGCCCGTGCCGAGGTCGTCGAGACGCCCGAAGCTCCGGCGGATGTGGAGGCCGAGGCACCCGTGGAGGCTCCGGCAACAGAGCCGGATGCGGAAGCGGTGACTGTCGAGACGCCCGAAGCTCCGGCGGATGTGGAGGCCGAGGCACCCGTGGAGGCTCCGGCAACAGAGCCGGATGCGGAAGCGGTGACTGTCGAGACGCCCGAAGCTCCGGCGGATGAGGAAGGCCATGTGGCTGAGCCCGTCGAGACTCCGGTGCAGGCGGTGGCCGAGCCAGAGTCGAAGAAGATTGTGATCCCCGCGGAGCGCCCCGCCATCGTCGCCAAGGACGTCAGCGATCTTCCCGACGATCTGGACTTCGGGGCAGCCATCGAAGCCACTGTGCTCGAGTTCGATGAGGGCGACATCGTGGAAGGCACCGTCGCGAGCATCGATCAAGATGGTGTGCTCGTGGACGTCGGGTACAAGTCCGAAGGACTCATACCGCTGCGCGAACTCTCGATCCGCCGAGGCATCGATCCCAACGAGATCGTGTCCATCGGTGATCGGATCGAATCACTCGTCCTCGACAAGGAGGACGACGAAGGACGCCTGATCCTGTCGAAGAAGCGTGCGCAGTATGAGCGTGCGTGGGGCAAGATCCAGCGGATCTTCGCCGAAGGTGGGATCGTTACCGGCCCGGTCATCGAAGTCGTCAAGGGTGGGCTCATCGTCGACATCGGGCTCCGCGGCTTCCTGCCCGCCTCGCTCGTCGAACTGCGCCGTGTGCGTGATCTTCAGCCGTACATCGGCCAGGAGATCGAAGCGAAAGTGATCGAATTGGATCGCAACCGCAACAATGTGGTCTTGTCCCGCCGTGCCTTTCTCGAAGAACAACAGGCCGAAGAGCGCCAGGCGTTCCTCGACGACCTCGCGGTCGGTGAGACATGCACCGGTGTCGTCTCGTCGGTCGTCAACTTCGGAGCGTTCGTCGATCTCGGCGGCATGGACGGGCTCGTCCATGTCTCGGAGCTCTCCTATCAGCACGTCAACCATCCTTCCGAAGTGGTCAAGGTCGGTGACGAGGTGACGGTCAAGGTGCTCGAAGTGGATCTCGGCAGGGAGCGCATCTCACTCTCGATGAAGCAGACACAAGATGACCCGTGGGAGAAGTTCTCCGGAGAACACGCGGTCGGCGACATCGTGGACGGTGTCGTCACCAAGACCGTGCCGTTTGGAGCCTTTGTTTCCGTTGGCGAAGGTGTCGAGGGTCTCGTTCACGTCTCCGAGATCGCCATGCATCGTGTCGAGTCGCCTGAGCTCGAACTGTCGATCGGCAAGGCGGTTTCGGTGAAGGTCACCGAGATGGACACC comes from the bacterium BMS3Abin02 genome and includes:
- the rpsA gene encoding 30S ribosomal protein S1 is translated as MTNEHESAFAQDPTITETSATAVAEETVSEPIEARAEVVETPEAPADVEAEAPVEAPATEPDAEAVTVETPEAPADVEAEAPVEAPATEPDAEAVTVETPEAPADEEGHVAEPVETPVQAVAEPESKKIVIPAERPAIVAKDVSDLPDDLDFGAAIEATVLEFDEGDIVEGTVASIDQDGVLVDVGYKSEGLIPLRELSIRRGIDPNEIVSIGDRIESLVLDKEDDEGRLILSKKRAQYERAWGKIQRIFAEGGIVTGPVIEVVKGGLIVDIGLRGFLPASLVELRRVRDLQPYIGQEIEAKVIELDRNRNNVVLSRRAFLEEQQAEERQAFLDDLAVGETCTGVVSSVVNFGAFVDLGGMDGLVHVSELSYQHVNHPSEVVKVGDEVTVKVLEVDLGRERISLSMKQTQDDPWEKFSGEHAVGDIVDGVVTKTVPFGAFVSVGEGVEGLVHVSEIAMHRVESPELELSIGKAVSVKVTEMDTERRRVSLSIKQALPEWKERKEEPRPERSRPTPRVREFERERPEQPERERTFDVDASLEAILQELKERGIGRR
- the polA_2 gene encoding DNA polymerase I, with the protein product MTVAEGADHAAFIPVEQLHAMSAVLSDPDHPKVLHDAKPFIRALLERGIGFEGLSFDCALAAYLISPASRSYSLAHIADTVLGVELESVDAAKQGTLDFGGGPDIEGAGRRAIAVARVAEVLGPQLEARGERELLENFELPLVGVLARMEAAGIGVDRAYLERLGADLREDLAGLESDIYDAAGTVFNINSTGQLREVLFDNLGLPVLKKTPKGAPSTDQSVLKKLATAHPVVALLLRYRELEKLRSTYVDGYLPLIGEDGRIHTRFNQMGAATGRLSSDRPNLQNIPVRSETGRMIRRAFVPKEGWKFIVADYSQIELRVLAHLSGDPGLVEAFEGESADIHAATAARVFGVDPSSVTAEMRRRAKAINFGLLYGMEAYGLAERLEISREEAAEHIETYFTQFPQVKAYLASVVSEARTRGYTETMFGRRRYLPELSSDNYRIRQMGERMALNAPVQGSAADIIKKAMIDLDAVLASMRTRLLLQIHDELVVEAPPDEWEHASSILRRTMEDVVQLRIPLKVELASGFNLAECKV